One stretch of Chiloscyllium plagiosum isolate BGI_BamShark_2017 chromosome 17, ASM401019v2, whole genome shotgun sequence DNA includes these proteins:
- the dbndd1 gene encoding dysbindin domain-containing protein 1 has translation MEKQGGAVAQGEFDKGKQSPKKPKGQEESANSESHIVAAEEEDGIPISTSGLLQVVERRQPLSSVSSLEVHFDLMDLTELTDMSDQELAEVFADSDDENPSRDSSTELSQPLMYPIISCGTHLKSPSWTRAKSEQSKDRKHPSDPDVPLEMSDHFHTIETHKKH, from the exons ATGGAGAAACAAGGAGGGGCAGTAGCTCAGG GAGAGTTTGACAAAGGCAAACAGAGTCCAAAGAAACCAAAGGGTCAAGAAGAGTCAGCTAATTCTGAATCTCACATTGTTGCTGCTGAGGAGGAAGACGGAATCCCAATTTCCACATCAGGGCTACTGCAGGTGGTAGAGAGAAGGC AGCCTCTCAGCAGCGTCTCGTCTCTTGAGGTACACTTTGACCTCATGGATCTGACTGAACTCACAGACATGTCTGATCAGGAACTTGCAGAGGTGTTTGCCGATTCTGATGACGAGAATCCATCACGTGATTCATCTACAG AACTGAGCCAACCATTGATGTATCCAATCATCTCATGTGGAACACATTTAAAATCTCCTTCGTGGACAAGAGCCAAGAGTGAGCAGAGCAAGGACAGGAAGCACCCAAGTGATCCAGATGTTCCATTGGAGATGTCAGATCATTTTCACAcaattgaaacacacaaaaaacaCTAA